The genomic DNA CGGTCTGGAACTGGTCGTGGTGGTTCTCGTGGGCCCCATTCGCCGGGCTCTTCGTCGCAGCGCTCTCCCGCGGCCGTCGCGTCCGGACCGTCGTGTTCACCACTGTCGTGGCGACGTCGGCAGCCACTATCGCGTGGTTCCTCCTGCTTGGCGGAACGAGCCTCTTCCTGCAGCAGCGCGGCAGTGCGGACGTGCTGGGCGCCATCGCCGCACGGGGCGGGTCGGAGGCCGTCGCCGGGTTTCCGCTACTGGCTGCACTCCCGCTTTCCGAACTGCTCGTCTTCCTCTTTCTGGCGCTCATCGTGGTGTTCATCACCACGTCGGCCGACACGTCGACGCTCGTCGTCGCCATCCTCGCGACCAGACGGGGACTGGCCCCCTCGACCGGGAGCATCGTCTTCTGGGGCGGGTTTCAGGGCGCCGTCGCCGTGGCCGTGTTGCTCGTCGGCGGCGCGGAGACGCTACAGGCCCTCGCGGTGCTGACTGGCGGCCCGTTCGCAGTCATCTCTCTCGTCGGCATCGCCGGGCTGACCCGCTCGTGGCTCCGTGAGGAGCGGGGCCACACGTCACTTGTCGTCCGCGTCCGCAGCCGCCTGCCGACCGTACAGTCCCACCACGATATCGACCCGCCCGAGGAGGACTGATCAGACGCCGGCGATGCCGGTACAGAAGTTCTCGACGATGCGCGTTCCGGCGTCGGTGAGGATGCTCTCGGGGTGGAACTGCACCCCGAACTGCGGCCGGTCGCGGTGGCGAACGCCCATGACGACCCCCTGCTCGTCGTCGGTGTGGGCCGTCTCTATCAGCTCCTCGGGCAGGTCCGTGCGCTCGACGGCCAGCGAGTGGTAGCGCCCGACATCGAAGGGGTCGTCGACGCCGTCGTACAGCGCCGTCCCCTCGTGGCGCACCGCCGATGGTTTGCCGTGCACCACCTCCGGCGCGTGGCCGACGGGCGAGCCGTTGGCGGCACAGAGCGCCTGGTGGCCGAGACAGACTCCCAGCGCGGGGTAGTCGGTCTCCGCGAACACGTCCATCGAGACGCCCGCCTCGTCGGGCGTCCCGGGTCCGGGTGAGACGACGATACCGTCCGGGTCCAGGTCCCGGATTCCGGGGACATCGATGGCATCGTTCCGGCGGACAACGACCTCGTCGAAGGTCCCGACGTACTGGACGAGGTTGTAGGCGAACGAGTCGTAGTTGTCGACGATGAGTATCACTGGACACCCTCGGTTGGTTCGGGGGGCTCGACGGCGAACGACCCCTGCTCGCCCAGCGCCTCGTCGACGGCAGTCACCAGCGCCCGAGCCTTGTCCAGCGTCTCCTGGTACTCCAGTTCCGGGACGGAGTCGTGGACGATGCCGCCGCCGACGCGCAGTCGGTACTCGCCCTCGTGGTGGACCAGCGTGCGGATGGTCATGTTCAGCGTGGCGCGGTCGTCGAAGCCGAAGACGCCGATAGAGCCCGTGTAGGGGCCGCGGCGAGTCCCCTCGACTTCGTCGATTATCTCCATCGTCCGGGGCTTGGGTGCGCCGGTGACGGTACCGCCGGGGAAGAGCGCCGCGACGGCGTCGGCGACGCTCGCGTCGGCACGGCGCTTCCCCTCGACGAGCGAGACGAGGTGCATCACCTCCGAGTAGCGGTCGACGCGTCGGTACTCCGTGACGTCGACCGTGCCGTACTCGCTGACCTTCCCGATGTCGTTGCGTTCCAGATCGACGAGCATGGCGTGTTCGGCCCGCTCCTTCTCGTCGGTGGTGAGGTCCCGCTCCAGGGCGGCGTCCGCCTCGGGCGTGTCGCCCCGTGGGCGCGTGCCGGCGATGGGCTCCGTCAACAGGCGGTCGCCGTCTACGTCCAGAAGGAGTTCGGGACTGGCGCTGACGAGGTCCACGCCCGGGAACTCGACGAGGGCCGAGTACGGCGCGGGGTTGACCCGCCGGACCGCGGCGAACGTCTCGACGGGGTGGACCGACGCGGGCGCGACGAGGCGGTGGGAGACGTTCGTCTGAAACGTGTCGCCGTCGCGGACGTACTGCTTGATTCGCCGGATGCGGTCGGCGTAGGCCGCTTCGCCACACTCGCTCTCGAAGGTGGCCTGCTGGTTCGCGGTCGGCCGGGACTGGACACCCCGGTCGCCGTGCAGCGCCGCCTCAGCGAGCGCCCGTGCCCGGTCGAGACCGTCCTCGTAGGCCACTGTCGGCGAGTCCTCGACGACCGGACAGGCCGTAATCCGCAGCTCGGCCTCGCCGTCGCGGGGCTCCTCCCACGCCGCGACGCAGTCGAAGACGCCAAGCTGGAGTCGAGGGAACCCGTCAGGTCGCGTCGTCTCCGGGAGGTCCTCCAGTTCCCGGGCGATGTCGTACGACAGCCAGCCGAAGGCGCCACACGGATACGGCACCTCGCAGTCGCCGCGGACGAGTCGTTCGCGGTCGAGGAGTCCGTCGATGGCGGCGATGCTCGGACTGGCCCCACCCAGCGCCGTCGCCTGTGGCCCGACCTGCAGTCGCTCGACGGGGTCGACGGCGAAGTACCCCCAGCCGGACTGGCCGCCCGTCGTCTCCAGGTAGACTCCGTCGTGTGCCCCGTCGCGAGCGCGACGATACGCCTCGAACGGGTCAGCGACGGTGACCCGCACTTCGACCGGGACGCGGGCGCCGGTCGGGGCCGTACGGGCGGTCTCGGCGAACGCTGCTCGCTCAGTGACGACTGCCATCTCGTTCATTCGTAGTCTGCCTCCACGAAGACCGAGTGGTCTCCGCAGTGATTGTTCGAACAGACCACTGAGGGTAACAAAAATTTTGGGTACCCGTGGCACACACCGCTGGCAGCGAAGGTTTTCACACAATCTCTCGGTATTGTGATAGGAACAGCGGTCGCGACTTCAAGGGGTGGGCTATTCCGCGTCGGCAGCTATTCCATCTGGTCCCGAGATGTAGACGAACGCGTTCAGGAGGGCGGTCCGTCGCAGGATTCGTCGGTTCGAGGCCGGCGAGCGGACCGCCGCGCGCGCCACTGCGATGGTGACACGGAAAACAATGACTCGAACGATAGACGGCAACGAGATCGCGGACGGTATCAGCGCGGACGTGAAGGCGTCGGTCGAGACGCTGAGGGACGCGGATGTACAGCCGGGGCTGGCGACGGTGCTGATGAGCGACGACGGCGCCAGCGAGACGTACGTCTCGATGAAACAGCGGGCGTGCGAGGAACTCGGTATCGAGGGCTCACACGTCGAAATCGACCCGGACGAACCGGCGGCGGTGCTGTTCGACCGCATCGACGAGCTGAACGGCGACCCGTCGGTCCACGGAATCCTCGTCCAGATGCCAGTCCCCGACCACGTGGACAAACGGACTGTCCTCGAACGTATCGACCCGACGAAAGACGTCGACGGGTTCCACCCGGAGAACGTCGGCCGTCTCGTCGCCGGAAACGCCCGCTACAAGCCGTGTACGCCCCACGGCGTCCAGCAGATACTGGCCGCCGAGGGCATCGAGACGGAGGGCAAAGACGCCGTCGTCGTCGGCCGCTCCGACATCGTCGGCAAGCCGATGGCGAATCTGTTCGTCCAGTACGGCGACGGCGGCAACGCGACGACGACTGTCTGTCACTCACGGACCGAGGACCTCGCCACCAAAACCCGACAGGCAGACATCCTCGTCGCCGCCGCGGGGGTTCCCGAGATGATCGACGGCGAGATGATCAAGGCGGGTGCGACGGTCATCGACGTGGGCGTCAACCGCGTCGATACGGACACCGACAAGGGGTACGAGCTCGTCGGCGACGTCGAGTTCGAGAGCGCAAAAGAGACCGCGAGTGCCATCACGCCAGTCCCCGGGGGCGTCGGCCCGCTCACTATCGCGATGCTCATGTACAACACCGTCAAGGCGGCCAGTCTCCAGTCGGGTGTGGA from Halomicroarcula saliterrae includes the following:
- a CDS encoding anthranilate synthase component II; translated protein: MILIVDNYDSFAYNLVQYVGTFDEVVVRRNDAIDVPGIRDLDPDGIVVSPGPGTPDEAGVSMDVFAETDYPALGVCLGHQALCAANGSPVGHAPEVVHGKPSAVRHEGTALYDGVDDPFDVGRYHSLAVERTDLPEELIETAHTDDEQGVVMGVRHRDRPQFGVQFHPESILTDAGTRIVENFCTGIAGV
- a CDS encoding anthranilate synthase component I family protein yields the protein MNEMAVVTERAAFAETARTAPTGARVPVEVRVTVADPFEAYRRARDGAHDGVYLETTGGQSGWGYFAVDPVERLQVGPQATALGGASPSIAAIDGLLDRERLVRGDCEVPYPCGAFGWLSYDIARELEDLPETTRPDGFPRLQLGVFDCVAAWEEPRDGEAELRITACPVVEDSPTVAYEDGLDRARALAEAALHGDRGVQSRPTANQQATFESECGEAAYADRIRRIKQYVRDGDTFQTNVSHRLVAPASVHPVETFAAVRRVNPAPYSALVEFPGVDLVSASPELLLDVDGDRLLTEPIAGTRPRGDTPEADAALERDLTTDEKERAEHAMLVDLERNDIGKVSEYGTVDVTEYRRVDRYSEVMHLVSLVEGKRRADASVADAVAALFPGGTVTGAPKPRTMEIIDEVEGTRRGPYTGSIGVFGFDDRATLNMTIRTLVHHEGEYRLRVGGGIVHDSVPELEYQETLDKARALVTAVDEALGEQGSFAVEPPEPTEGVQ
- a CDS encoding bifunctional methylenetetrahydrofolate dehydrogenase/methenyltetrahydrofolate cyclohydrolase, producing the protein MTRTIDGNEIADGISADVKASVETLRDADVQPGLATVLMSDDGASETYVSMKQRACEELGIEGSHVEIDPDEPAAVLFDRIDELNGDPSVHGILVQMPVPDHVDKRTVLERIDPTKDVDGFHPENVGRLVAGNARYKPCTPHGVQQILAAEGIETEGKDAVVVGRSDIVGKPMANLFVQYGDGGNATTTVCHSRTEDLATKTRQADILVAAAGVPEMIDGEMIKAGATVIDVGVNRVDTDTDKGYELVGDVEFESAKETASAITPVPGGVGPLTIAMLMYNTVKAASLQSGVEVELP